A section of the Quatrionicoccus australiensis genome encodes:
- the fur gene encoding ferric iron uptake transcriptional regulator, whose product MNTKDELRRLGLKVTYPRQKVLEVFSGHAGSHFGAEEVHRLLIRQGDDIGLATVYRVLAQLDEVGALSRQVFDGSKSVYEINDGKHHDHLVCLKCGRVREFGDPLIETRQQEIAASNGYRLAEHHLTLYGYCPDCEPEKASPPS is encoded by the coding sequence ATGAATACGAAGGATGAATTGCGCCGCCTCGGTCTCAAGGTCACTTACCCGCGCCAGAAAGTTCTCGAAGTGTTCAGCGGGCATGCCGGCAGCCACTTTGGCGCCGAGGAGGTGCATCGCCTGCTTATCCGCCAGGGCGACGACATCGGCCTGGCCACGGTGTATCGCGTCCTCGCCCAGCTCGATGAGGTCGGTGCGCTGTCGCGCCAGGTCTTTGACGGCAGCAAGTCGGTCTACGAGATCAACGACGGCAAGCACCACGATCACCTGGTCTGCCTCAAGTGCGGCCGGGTCAGGGAATTCGGCGACCCGCTGATCGAGACGCGGCAGCAGGAAATCGCCGCCAGCAACGGCTACCGCCTGGCCGAGCACCACCTGACGCTGTACGGCTACTGTCCGGATTGCGAGCCAGAAAAGGCCAGCCCGCCGAGCTAG
- a CDS encoding DUF2325 domain-containing protein, translated as MSGFPFHVAGGSFGSAHSLLAEAMTPLAPPKAQVAVGSRRRKLWEISHKFHCPIVGVCFECDELRRLMHKVMHLPRDASDFMLHTTAVGACEERSRLAEILQKSLEKRYQLSIRQLAACKSAAELRRAWQAACRTKRDIPAVLWACWTHPCSNEQLEQEIYGDIHMIQHQLGAHERTEQQSLVNAQAKNAELQARLDAALADAEDLRQKRATQAQEAAQTIAQLRAELVAREAQASNLARASDTLREALPDLESRQKLTQRLANAEERARATRQENEELTRELTRLRDFAKYAEETIESLSRTDEDDLADLPGPQLSGKCVLCVGGRSGSVNSYREVVEQSGGHFLHHDGGLEESLHRIDGALAAADIVICQAGCISHNAYWRVKEQCKRTGKPCMFVKNSGLGSFGRAVNALGKGNSGDGTGQ; from the coding sequence ATGTCCGGATTTCCCTTTCATGTCGCCGGCGGCTCCTTCGGCAGTGCCCATTCCCTGCTCGCCGAGGCGATGACGCCGCTCGCCCCGCCCAAGGCGCAAGTTGCGGTCGGTTCGCGCCGGCGCAAGCTGTGGGAGATTTCCCACAAGTTCCATTGCCCCATCGTCGGCGTCTGCTTCGAGTGCGACGAATTGCGCCGCCTGATGCACAAGGTCATGCACCTGCCGCGCGATGCCTCGGATTTCATGCTGCACACCACGGCAGTCGGCGCCTGCGAGGAAAGAAGCCGTCTCGCCGAAATCCTGCAGAAATCGCTGGAAAAGCGTTACCAGCTGAGCATTCGCCAGCTCGCCGCCTGCAAGTCGGCCGCCGAACTGCGCCGTGCCTGGCAGGCCGCCTGTCGCACCAAGCGCGACATCCCGGCCGTTCTCTGGGCATGCTGGACGCACCCATGCAGCAACGAGCAGCTCGAGCAGGAAATCTACGGCGACATCCACATGATCCAGCACCAGCTCGGCGCGCATGAGCGCACCGAGCAGCAGTCCCTGGTCAATGCGCAGGCGAAGAATGCCGAGTTGCAGGCCCGCCTCGACGCGGCCTTGGCCGACGCGGAAGATCTGCGCCAGAAGCGCGCGACGCAGGCGCAGGAAGCGGCGCAGACGATCGCCCAGTTGCGCGCCGAACTGGTCGCCAGGGAAGCGCAGGCGAGCAACCTGGCGCGCGCTTCCGATACGCTGCGCGAAGCGCTGCCCGATCTCGAATCGCGCCAGAAACTGACGCAGCGCCTGGCCAATGCCGAAGAGCGGGCGCGCGCGACGCGCCAGGAAAACGAGGAACTGACGCGCGAACTGACCCGCCTGCGCGACTTCGCCAAGTACGCCGAGGAGACCATCGAGTCGCTGAGCCGGACCGACGAAGACGATCTGGCTGATCTGCCCGGGCCGCAGTTGTCGGGCAAATGCGTGCTGTGCGTCGGCGGGCGTTCGGGCAGCGTCAATTCCTACCGCGAGGTGGTCGAGCAGTCGGGCGGCCATTTCCTGCACCACGATGGCGGCCTCGAGGAAAGCCTGCACCGCATCGACGGCGCGCTCGCGGCTGCCGACATCGTCATCTGCCAGGCCGGCTGCATCAGTCACAACGCCTACTGGCGGGTCAAGGAGCAGTGCAAGCGCACCGGCAAGCCCTGCATGTTTGTCAAGAACAGCGGCCTGGGCAGCTTCGGGCGGGCGGTCAACGCGCTGGGCAAGGGCAATTCCGGCGATGGGACGGGCCAATGA
- the rpsD gene encoding 30S ribosomal protein S4 → MSRYTGPRLKVLRALGVDLPGLSRKSMQDRPQPPGQHGARKQSSRKSEFGLQLMEKQKLRYNYGLTERQLRRVVVDAKRDKGATGNKLVELLERRLDNLVFRAGFAPTIPAARQLVSHGKFELNGRRVTIPSIRLRIGDSFGPSEAGRKIDLVRATLEAPALERPEWIAYDAATQTAHLSHLPDGDSAPFPLDLQRIVEYYATRL, encoded by the coding sequence ATGTCCCGTTACACCGGCCCCCGCCTGAAAGTCCTGCGCGCCCTCGGCGTCGACCTGCCCGGCCTGTCCCGCAAATCGATGCAGGACCGCCCGCAGCCGCCCGGCCAGCATGGCGCCCGCAAACAAAGCAGCCGCAAGTCCGAGTTCGGCCTGCAATTGATGGAAAAGCAGAAGCTGCGCTACAACTACGGCCTCACCGAGCGCCAGTTGCGCCGTGTCGTCGTCGATGCCAAGAGGGACAAGGGCGCCACCGGCAACAAGCTGGTCGAACTGCTCGAACGCCGCCTCGACAATCTCGTCTTCCGCGCCGGCTTCGCGCCGACCATCCCGGCCGCGCGCCAACTGGTCAGCCACGGCAAATTCGAGCTGAACGGCAGGCGCGTCACGATTCCGTCGATCCGCCTGCGCATCGGCGACAGTTTCGGGCCCAGCGAGGCCGGCCGGAAAATCGATCTCGTGCGCGCCACGCTCGAAGCGCCGGCCCTCGAACGCCCGGAATGGATCGCCTACGACGCCGCCACCCAGACGGCACACCTCAGTCACCTGCCGGATGGCGATTCGGCGCCCTTCCCGCTCGACCTGCAGCGCATCGTCGAGTATTACGCGACCCGCCTGTAA